From the genome of Halomonas sp. MCCC 1A13316, one region includes:
- a CDS encoding TAXI family TRAP transporter solute-binding subunit has protein sequence MRALKYAAAASLLAVAPLASAQQLSIATGGTGGTYYPYGGGLAELIGNHIEGYDAVAEVTGASVENMGLVWRGDSDLALALADTVYQAHNGTGDFEGRELENIRALASIYPNAVQIVTLADSGIESLADLEGKTVSVGAPGSGTELNARALLEANGITYEDFDPRRLNFNETADAIRDGDIDAGFWSVGPPTSSIMNLATTRDIRLIGLSQEEIDKAKEAEPVFAAYKLKAGLYEGMDEAVQSIGIPNVLAVSSEMDEELAYQITKVLFEQTDELIAIHPAANDTTVEFSVESTPVPFHPGALRYYEEVGAEIADHQRP, from the coding sequence ATGCGAGCTCTCAAATATGCAGCAGCCGCCTCGCTGCTGGCTGTGGCCCCGCTGGCAAGCGCCCAGCAACTTTCTATCGCCACCGGGGGTACCGGCGGTACGTACTATCCTTATGGGGGCGGTCTGGCCGAGTTGATCGGCAACCACATTGAGGGCTATGACGCCGTGGCCGAGGTGACCGGAGCATCGGTGGAGAACATGGGCCTGGTTTGGCGTGGCGATTCCGACCTCGCCCTGGCACTGGCCGACACCGTCTATCAGGCCCATAACGGCACCGGTGACTTCGAGGGTCGCGAGCTGGAGAACATCCGCGCGCTGGCCTCGATCTATCCCAATGCCGTTCAGATCGTCACGCTGGCGGACTCCGGCATCGAATCGCTAGCCGACCTCGAGGGCAAGACGGTCTCCGTGGGCGCGCCGGGTAGCGGTACCGAACTCAATGCTCGGGCGCTGCTCGAAGCCAACGGCATTACCTACGAGGACTTCGATCCACGTCGTCTCAACTTCAACGAAACGGCCGACGCCATTCGTGACGGCGACATCGACGCCGGCTTCTGGAGCGTGGGTCCGCCCACCAGCTCGATCATGAACCTGGCCACTACCCGCGATATCCGCCTGATCGGCCTGAGCCAGGAGGAAATCGACAAGGCCAAGGAGGCCGAGCCCGTGTTCGCCGCGTACAAGCTCAAGGCGGGTCTGTACGAAGGCATGGACGAGGCCGTGCAGAGCATCGGCATCCCCAACGTGCTGGCTGTGAGCAGCGAGATGGATGAGGAGCTCGCTTACCAGATCACCAAGGTGCTCTTCGAGCAGACCGATGAGCTCATCGCCATCCACCCGGCTGCCAACGACACCACGGTGGAGTTCAGCGTGGAATCGACCCCGGTTCCCTTCCACCCGGGCGCACTGCGCTATTACGAGGAAGTGGGTGCCGAGATCGCCGATCATCAGCGTCCCTGA
- a CDS encoding NnrS family protein: MWLTLGLALVGVSALTQTLPAYAGRHVLFLGAMAGAVLAVFCIAGLRHTGRSLVLPRTIWLALACLAAGVVLRSVVPLFWPQHYLTAGVLVPGLLWWLTFWLYALSFGGMLTSARPDGLPG, encoded by the coding sequence GTGTGGCTGACGTTGGGCCTGGCCTTGGTGGGGGTTTCTGCACTGACGCAGACCTTGCCGGCCTATGCCGGACGCCATGTGCTGTTCCTCGGCGCGATGGCCGGTGCCGTACTGGCAGTGTTCTGCATTGCCGGGCTACGCCATACCGGCCGCTCCTTGGTGCTGCCAAGGACGATCTGGCTGGCCTTGGCCTGTCTGGCGGCGGGCGTCGTGCTGCGCAGTGTCGTGCCACTGTTCTGGCCGCAACACTACCTGACGGCGGGTGTCCTGGTGCCAGGTCTGCTTTGGTGGCTGACGTTCTGGCTCTATGCGCTGAGCTTCGGGGGTATGCTGACCAGCGCAAGGCCTGACGGCTTGCCCGGCTGA
- the lhgO gene encoding L-2-hydroxyglutarate oxidase encodes MYDFIIIGGGILGMSTAMQLKQAYPDCRMLVVEKEREAARHQTGHNSGVIHAGVYYTPGSLKARFCLAGNRATKDFCEAHDIPYDSCGKLLVATNELEMQRMQALWERTEANGLEREWLGPEALAEREPNITGIGGIFVPSSGIVDYAAVTRAMASEFERMGGEVRYGAEVTALEERRQEVVVTTGAGEFTGRYLVTCSGLMADRVVRMLGQDPGFTICPFRGEYYRLPEKHNDIVNHLIYPIPDPSMPFLGVHLTRMIDGSVTVGPNAVLAFKREGYRRRDVSLADMAKMFTDPGILKVLGRNLRPGLTEMKNSLHKRGYLELVRKYCPSLTPEDLGPYPAGVRAQAVSRDGKLVDDFLFVNTRRTVNVGNAPSPAATSAIPIGAHIIGQVKEMVEG; translated from the coding sequence ATGTACGATTTCATCATCATCGGCGGCGGCATCCTGGGAATGTCCACCGCCATGCAGCTCAAGCAGGCCTATCCCGACTGCCGCATGCTGGTGGTGGAAAAGGAGCGCGAGGCGGCCCGCCACCAGACCGGCCACAACAGTGGGGTGATCCACGCAGGGGTCTACTACACCCCGGGCAGCCTCAAGGCGCGCTTCTGCCTGGCGGGCAACCGGGCCACCAAGGACTTCTGCGAGGCCCACGACATACCCTACGACAGCTGCGGCAAGCTGCTGGTGGCCACCAACGAACTGGAGATGCAGCGCATGCAGGCGCTGTGGGAGCGCACCGAGGCCAACGGCCTGGAGCGCGAGTGGCTGGGCCCCGAGGCGCTAGCCGAACGCGAGCCCAATATCACCGGCATTGGCGGCATCTTCGTGCCCTCCAGCGGGATCGTGGACTACGCCGCGGTGACCCGGGCAATGGCCTCAGAGTTCGAGCGGATGGGCGGCGAGGTCCGCTACGGGGCAGAGGTCACCGCACTGGAGGAGCGGCGCCAGGAAGTGGTGGTGACCACCGGGGCCGGCGAATTCACCGGACGCTACCTGGTGACCTGCTCGGGGTTGATGGCCGACCGGGTGGTGCGCATGCTGGGCCAGGACCCCGGCTTCACCATTTGCCCCTTCCGAGGCGAGTACTACCGGTTACCGGAAAAGCACAACGACATCGTCAACCACCTGATCTATCCCATCCCGGATCCCTCCATGCCCTTCCTGGGCGTGCACCTGACGCGGATGATCGACGGCTCGGTCACCGTGGGCCCCAATGCGGTGTTGGCCTTCAAGCGTGAGGGCTATCGCCGGCGCGACGTGTCGCTAGCCGACATGGCGAAAATGTTCACCGACCCCGGGATTCTCAAGGTCCTGGGTCGCAACTTGCGCCCGGGGCTCACGGAGATGAAGAATTCGCTGCACAAGCGGGGCTATCTCGAGCTGGTGCGAAAGTACTGCCCCAGTCTGACGCCTGAGGACCTGGGCCCCTACCCGGCCGGGGTGCGGGCCCAGGCGGTGTCTCGCGACGGCAAGCTGGTGGACGACTTCCTTTTCGTCAATACCCGCCGCACCGTTAACGTCGGCAACGCCCCGTCGCCGGCGGCCACCTCCGCCATCCCTATCGGCGCGCACATTATAGGCCAGGTGAAGGAGATGGTTGAGGGGTGA